The Fontisubflavum oceani genomic interval TCCTGCGTCGCCCGGCTGGCATGGAGCCGACGGCGGTGGCCATCGCCTTGGAGCCAAAGATCCGGCTGGCGGTAGAAACACTGTCGGAGGCGCTGACGACCGGGACGCAGTTCGACCCCAAAGCCGAGGCCGGGGTGATCCAGATCGGGGCCTATGACAATGAGATGGCGACGCTGGTGCCGGGTCTGTTGCAACGGGCGCGGGCGGCGGCACCTGGTCTGCGCTTTGCGATCCGTTCATTGGGGCGGCAGGCGGCGCTTGCCGCTTTGGAGGCGGGTGAGCTGGATTTGGCCCTTGGGTTCATCTGGGATTTGCCGGACCGGTTTCAGGCCGATCCGATCCATGAAGAAGGCTACGCCGTGGTGATGCGGGCCCATCACCCGCTGACCAACGCGAATTGGGGGCTGGAAGCCTTCTGCACCGCCGATCATCTGGTCGTGTCGCCCGCCGGAGATTTGACGGGCGTCGTGGATCAGGCGCTGGAGCGGATCGGCCGGGCACGTCGGGTCGCCGCTTCGGTGCCGCTTTTCTTTCCGGCTTTGGCCACGGTCGCCAGCAGCGACATGATCGCCACCTTGCCGGGGCGTCTCGTCGCCGCTCATGCCGCCAGATTTGGCCTCGTGACCCGGCAACCGCCATTGACCATACGGCCGTTCACGGTTGCGGCGATCCGGCATCAGCGAAATGCCAAGAGCGCCAAGCATGATTGGCTCCTGGCGATGCTCACGGCGGAGCAACCTCTCGGCTGATTTACCAAGATCGCGCCACGCAAGCGGCCTAGATAGCCGCATGGCCGACGTTTATGTCGCATGTCACGACTATCAGATAAGCCGCCACACAGACCGGTTTGGCGCCATACGGGGGCCGGGTTATCGATTGTCATTGACAAGCAGGGCTTGTGTGCAGTCACGCAGCGATTTATCCCAGCCACGACCAACAGAACAGACTGAGACACCCATGGCAGGGCAACCCACCGGCCCCACCCAATCTGCGGAAGAGCGCGAAGGATCGAAACGGATCGGCAGTTTGCGGGCGTTGGGCCCGTTTCTGTTGCCCTATCGCGGCATGTTGGCCGGCGCGATCAGCGCGCTGATCCTGACCGCGATTGTCTCGCTGACCTTGCCTTTGGCCGTCCGCCGAGTCGTGGACGGGTTTGAGACCGAAACAACCGAGCTTCTTGATCAGTATTTCCTGGCTGCCTTTGCCATTGCGGCCCTTTTGGCCTTTGGCACGGGCCTTCGTTATTACTTGGTCACCCGGTTGGGAGAACGGGTCGTGGCCGATATCCGCAAGGCGGTGTTCGACCGGATGATCGGCATGAGCCCCGCCTTCTACGAGAAAATCATGACCGGCGAGGTGTTGAGCCGGATCACCACTGATACCACGTTGCTTCTGAGTGTGATTTCCTCATCGGTTTCTATTGCGCTCAGGAATCTTTTGATCCTGATGGGCGGCTTGGTTCTGATGACGGTGACGTCGCCGAAATTGGCTGGGTTGGTCCTGCTGATCGTGCCAGCGATTATCATCCCGATTGTGGTCTTGGGTCGTCGCCTTCGGGTGTTGAGCAAAGAAAACCAAGATTGGATCGCGGAAAGCTCCGGCAATGCTTCGGAAGCACTTTTGTCTGTCCAGACGGTTCAGGCCTTTACCCATGAGCGCCCTTCGGCGGAGACGTTCGACAAAGTGACGGAGCGCAGTTTCGACAGCGCGAAAAAGCGGATTGCCACGCGGGCCGTGATGACGGTGATCGTGATCGCCTTGGTCTTTGCCGGTGTCGTGAGCGTCCTTTGGATCGGGGCGCGCGATGTGCGCAGCGATGCAATGTCGATCGGCGAACTGATCCAGTTCCTGATCTATGCGATTATGGTCGCAGGCTCCGTCGGTGCGCTCAGCGAGATCTGGGGCGAGCTGCAACGCGCGGCAGGGGCCACGGAACGTTTGGTCGAGCTGTTACACATCACGGACAATGTCGGCGACCCTGTGGCCGGTGTCACACTCCCACAAGGCGGGCAGGGCGCGATCCGGTTTGAGGACGTGCGGTTCCACTATCCGACACGGCCCGACACGGCGGCGCTTGATGGCGTCACCCTGACAGTGCAGCCGGGAGAGACGGTGGCGCTGGTCGGCCCCTCGGGCGCCGGGAAATCGACGATTTTCCAGATGCTTCTGCGGTTCTATGACCCTGAAAGCGGGCGTGTGACGCTTGATGGGGTGGATCTGCGCGATATGGATCGCACCACCTTCCGGTCGGCCATGGCGTTGGTGCCGCAAGACCCAGTGATCTTTGCCAGCTCGGCACGCGAGAACATCCGCTTTGGCCGCCCTGAGGCCAGTGACACGGAGGTGGAGGCCGCCGCGAAAGCCGCCGCAGCACATGAGTTCCTGACCGCGTTGCCGGAGGGGTATGACACCTATGTCGGCGAGCGCGGCATCATGCTCTCAGGCGGGCAGAAGCAGCGCATCGCGATTGCGCGCGCCATCCTGCGAGACGCGCCGATCCTGTTGCTGGACGAAGCGACCAGCGCATTGGACGCGGAAAGCGAGCGGGCCGTGCAAGAGGCCGTGGTCGAGATGAGTGCGGACCGCACCACGCTGATCATCGCCCATCGGCTGGCCACGGTGAAGCAGGCGGATCGGATCGTGGTGTTCGAGGACGGGCAGATCGTGGCCGAAGGCAGCCATGATGCTCTGGTCGCTCAAGGCGGGCTTTATGCACGCCTCGCCCGGCTGCAATTCACCGAAGGTCTCGCCGCCGAATAACGGCTTTGCGCAGCGTTACACTTGCGTCACAATCCGGTTCTGCACATGCTGTGGCAGATTTCGGCCGCCCCATAACACATAATTGGCGGTCAAAACCGCCAATAGGGGAGGAAGGCATATGGTGCAATTTGCCACGGTCGAGGATGTCAAAACCATTGAGCAAGAAAAGCCATGGCCAGCCAGCCAGCCGGCGGCGACGCTTTATGAGTTGCTGAGTAACACCAAAGATAAATTCGGCGATCTGAACGCGATCTCGTTTCAATTGTTTTCCGGGCCAAAAGATAAGGCCGAAACGCTGACATGGAATGGATTTCATGGGCGCGTGACCCAGGCCGCCAACCTCTTCCGCAGCCTTGGGATCGGCGAGACCGACACGGTCGCGTATATCCTGCCCAATTGTAATGAAACCGCCGTGACCTTGATTGGCGGTGCGGTCGCGGGCATTGCCAACCCAATCAACCCGCTTCTGGATGCCGAGCAAATCGGCTCGATCCTGCGGGAAACCAATGCGAAGGTCGTGGTCACGCTGAAAGCCTTCCCCAAGACCGATGTGGCGCAGAAAGTCTCCGAAGCCGTCGAGCTTGCGCCGAGTGTGAAAACCGTGCTGGAGGTTGATCTCCTGCGCTACATGACCGGCTTGAAGAAGCTGATCGTGCCATTTTTGCGCCCGAAATTCGAGGTGCAGCACAAAGCGCGCATCTTGGATTTCAATGCTGAGCTGGACCGTCAGCGGAGCGATCATCTGGATTTCGCCGACAGCACCGGAGACCGCGTGGCGGCCTATTTCCACACCGGTGGAACAACGGGCATGCCCAAGGTGGCGCAGCACAAGTATTCCGGCATGATCTATAACGGGTGGATCGGGCATACGCTGCTCTTCACCGAGCAAGACAACATCATCTGCCCGCTGCCGCTGTTCCATGTGTTCGCCTGCCACGTTATCTTGATGGCGGCCTTGGCCTCCGGCGCGCATGTGGTTTTCCCGACGCCGCAAGGCTATCGCGGCGATGGCGTATTCGACAATTTCTGGAAGCTGGTGGAGCGCTGGCAGATCAGTTTTATCATCACCGTGCCGACCGCGATTGCCGCGATGATGCAGCGCCCGGTCGATGCGGATGTCTCTTCGGTGAAGACCGCGTTTTCCGGCTCCTCGCCGCTGCCGGTCGAACTCTTCAAGCGGTTTGAGAAAGCCACGGGCGTGACGCTGATCGAGGGCTATGGCCTGACGGAGGCGACCTGTCTGGTGAGCTGTAATCCGGTCGATGGCGACAAGAAAATCGGCTCCGTCGGGGTGCCATTCCCGCATACGGAGGTGCGGATTTTGAAGCATGGCGCTGATGGCGTCACGGTTTGCGACACCGACGAAGTGGGCGAGATTTGCATCGACAATCCCGGCGTGTTTGAGGGTTCGACTTACACGGAAGACGACAAAAACGTCGACCTCTTCGCCTATGACATCTATCTGCGCACGGGTGACTTGGGCCGGATCGATGCGGATGGCTATCTCTGGATCACAGGCCGCGCCAAAGACCTGATTATCCGGGGCGGGCACAATATCGACCCTGCCGAGATCGAAGAAGCGCTGGCCGGACACCCGGCGGTGGCCTTTGCCGGTGCGATTGGGCAGCCGGATGCATTCGCGGGTGAACTGCCATGTGTTTATGTCGAACTGGTCGAAGGAGCGGATATCACCATCGACGCGCTGATGGATCACTGCAAAGAGCATGTTCATGAGCGCGCGGCGGTTCCGAAACATCTGGAAATCCTGCCCGAACTGCCAAAAACCGCCGTTGGCAAAGTGTTCAAACCCGACCTGCGCAAACGGGCTATCACGCGGGTATATAACGCCGCATTGGACAAGGCCGAGATCACCGCGCAGGTTGTCGAAGTGCGCGAGGATAAAAAACGCGGTCTGGTGGCCCATCTGGAGCGCACCGGCGAGGTTGACGAAGCCGAGCTGTCGCGGGTTTTGGGCGAATTTATCCGACCTTGGGTCTGGGCCGAGACGGTCGAAAGTGCCGCTTAGGGGATTCTCAAAAACGAAGTAGGGTCAGGGCGTTATGATTCATTCATAATGCCCGTTTTCACTATGGCCTCCGCGCCACATCTGTCACAAATCAGATGGAATACACTGGTAACAGATACGTGACGGTCCCATGTGAATTGGGTCTTGCACGAATGTTGAGAGGTTTATGGCCGGGTCTTTTTTATCTCCCGAAATGGTGGCGTTTACGCTGTCTTTGGCCCTTTTGGGCGGACTCTAATTTTGGAGCTGATTTTTGCATTATTGGGCGCCACGCTTTTGGGCGCGGGCGGCGAAGCGGATTTCGATGCTGAGGTCGGAGATATTGGCTTCGACGGTCTTGATGCCGCCGACGGGTTCGACATCAGCGAGCTGGGCGTCGATATCGACGGACTCGACGTCGATCTGGGCGAGTATGAACTGCCCGAGCTCGACGCAGATGGCGCCGCGGCCGATACAGCGGTTGATGCCCCCGCAGGACCCCTGGCTTGGTTGGGCCTTGGCAAAGCGCCACTTGTGCTCTGGATGGCGGCGCTCTTCTTAGGGTTCGGACTAAGTGGGCTGATCCTGCAAAACATCATGCTGAGTATCTTCGGTTGGATGCTGCCGGCGCTGATTGCCGTGCCCTTGGCAGCTATTCCTGGGCTGGCGTTTACGCGACGCTTCGCGGGTGTATTTGCCCGCCTCCTGCCGAAAACGGAAACCACGGCGGTCTCGCGCACGCGGCTCGCGCGCCGTATGGGCGTGGTGACGCAAGGCACCGCAGCACGGGGACGTCCGGCGGAAGTCAAAGTGACCGATTTCCATGGCAACACGCACTATATCCGCGCCGAACCGCTGCAAGACGATCAACAGATCGACCGGGGCACCGAAGTTCTGATCATGCGTCATCGACCCACGGGTGGCTTTCGTCTGATCCCTTTGAACGCCATCACCTGATCAACCGACACATAAGCTGACTTTACGCGTAACAGATAGAGGAGTTTTCTCATGGACCTTGTAGGTATTGGCATTGTCGTCGCCGCCTTTCTTGTCTTCCTGATTTTGATCGGCCTGGTGGTCGGGCGGCTCTATCGCCGCACCACGCGTGAAGTTGGGCTGGTCCGAACCGGCTCTGGCGGCAAGAAGGTGATTATGGATGGCGGCGTGCTGGTGATCCCGCTGCTCCATGAGATCAGCCCGGTGAACATGAAGACCTTGCGCCTTGAGGTGCAGCGGACGGGAGAGGGCGCCTTGATCACCCGGGATCGGATGCGCGTTGATGTCGGTGTGGAGTTCTACGTCTCGGTCA includes:
- a CDS encoding LysR family transcriptional regulator; translated protein: MRHRKAVDVAAQMGLTQSAISHSIKRLRDIFDDPLFLRRPAGMEPTAVAIALEPKIRLAVETLSEALTTGTQFDPKAEAGVIQIGAYDNEMATLVPGLLQRARAAAPGLRFAIRSLGRQAALAALEAGELDLALGFIWDLPDRFQADPIHEEGYAVVMRAHHPLTNANWGLEAFCTADHLVVSPAGDLTGVVDQALERIGRARRVAASVPLFFPALATVASSDMIATLPGRLVAAHAARFGLVTRQPPLTIRPFTVAAIRHQRNAKSAKHDWLLAMLTAEQPLG
- a CDS encoding OB-fold-containig protein, with the protein product MELIFALLGATLLGAGGEADFDAEVGDIGFDGLDAADGFDISELGVDIDGLDVDLGEYELPELDADGAAADTAVDAPAGPLAWLGLGKAPLVLWMAALFLGFGLSGLILQNIMLSIFGWMLPALIAVPLAAIPGLAFTRRFAGVFARLLPKTETTAVSRTRLARRMGVVTQGTAARGRPAEVKVTDFHGNTHYIRAEPLQDDQQIDRGTEVLIMRHRPTGGFRLIPLNAIT
- a CDS encoding acyl-CoA synthetase gives rise to the protein MVQFATVEDVKTIEQEKPWPASQPAATLYELLSNTKDKFGDLNAISFQLFSGPKDKAETLTWNGFHGRVTQAANLFRSLGIGETDTVAYILPNCNETAVTLIGGAVAGIANPINPLLDAEQIGSILRETNAKVVVTLKAFPKTDVAQKVSEAVELAPSVKTVLEVDLLRYMTGLKKLIVPFLRPKFEVQHKARILDFNAELDRQRSDHLDFADSTGDRVAAYFHTGGTTGMPKVAQHKYSGMIYNGWIGHTLLFTEQDNIICPLPLFHVFACHVILMAALASGAHVVFPTPQGYRGDGVFDNFWKLVERWQISFIITVPTAIAAMMQRPVDADVSSVKTAFSGSSPLPVELFKRFEKATGVTLIEGYGLTEATCLVSCNPVDGDKKIGSVGVPFPHTEVRILKHGADGVTVCDTDEVGEICIDNPGVFEGSTYTEDDKNVDLFAYDIYLRTGDLGRIDADGYLWITGRAKDLIIRGGHNIDPAEIEEALAGHPAVAFAGAIGQPDAFAGELPCVYVELVEGADITIDALMDHCKEHVHERAAVPKHLEILPELPKTAVGKVFKPDLRKRAITRVYNAALDKAEITAQVVEVREDKKRGLVAHLERTGEVDEAELSRVLGEFIRPWVWAETVESAA
- a CDS encoding ABC transporter transmembrane domain-containing protein encodes the protein MAGQPTGPTQSAEEREGSKRIGSLRALGPFLLPYRGMLAGAISALILTAIVSLTLPLAVRRVVDGFETETTELLDQYFLAAFAIAALLAFGTGLRYYLVTRLGERVVADIRKAVFDRMIGMSPAFYEKIMTGEVLSRITTDTTLLLSVISSSVSIALRNLLILMGGLVLMTVTSPKLAGLVLLIVPAIIIPIVVLGRRLRVLSKENQDWIAESSGNASEALLSVQTVQAFTHERPSAETFDKVTERSFDSAKKRIATRAVMTVIVIALVFAGVVSVLWIGARDVRSDAMSIGELIQFLIYAIMVAGSVGALSEIWGELQRAAGATERLVELLHITDNVGDPVAGVTLPQGGQGAIRFEDVRFHYPTRPDTAALDGVTLTVQPGETVALVGPSGAGKSTIFQMLLRFYDPESGRVTLDGVDLRDMDRTTFRSAMALVPQDPVIFASSARENIRFGRPEASDTEVEAAAKAAAAHEFLTALPEGYDTYVGERGIMLSGGQKQRIAIARAILRDAPILLLDEATSALDAESERAVQEAVVEMSADRTTLIIAHRLATVKQADRIVVFEDGQIVAEGSHDALVAQGGLYARLARLQFTEGLAAE